In Aquimarina spinulae, a single window of DNA contains:
- a CDS encoding DUF1501 domain-containing protein gives MCETNHSQNIKKDGSCNTEDHIKWNRRSFLQALGLVGGGSMMLGNTPLSVSRPSPLSIALSQAPNDNILILVRLQGGNDGFNTIIPVYDYDIYANARPLIKIPPSEFITLDDDYAMPKPMNKLESVWGDGQMRVVHGVGYEDSSLSHFRGSDIYANTNLEEEDRTGFMGRYFQEIYPDYIFNPPASPPSIQIGSIGNLIFKGPENDFSFAVSDPRRLLQIAENGTSYSTDGLGECTYDDRVRHLREVTNTTFTYADVISSAYERSTDFGGYLDDSLGRQLSIISRLIKGNLGTKVYLVTLGGFDTHNNQIQRHQELLNSFSEAVSNFYKDLTAAGWDDKVLTMTMSEFGRRFRENGSLGTDHGTAAPTMFFGSALNGNGFAGEHPDLSNLTRGGNVFNTTDFRQVYATVMKDWLCIDENTVGRVLLGSSFESLDLGFNCSGINPNIPIDGEGITHIVTYSDSQTYINIANPETTHVDIALYNVIGQKVATLRNEVLTEGEHVIDVKLSANTRLSTGPYVYQIQTNNGNYSKSILIS, from the coding sequence ATGTGCGAAACTAATCACTCCCAAAATATAAAAAAAGACGGGTCTTGTAATACAGAAGACCATATAAAATGGAACAGAAGATCTTTCCTTCAGGCATTAGGCCTTGTTGGTGGTGGATCAATGATGTTGGGTAATACACCTCTTTCGGTTTCTCGACCTTCCCCTTTATCAATAGCCCTTAGCCAGGCACCAAATGACAATATTTTAATTCTTGTTAGATTACAAGGAGGTAATGATGGATTTAATACCATTATACCTGTTTATGATTATGATATTTATGCCAATGCCAGGCCTCTTATAAAAATCCCTCCAAGTGAATTTATTACGCTTGATGATGATTATGCCATGCCAAAACCAATGAACAAATTAGAAAGTGTTTGGGGTGATGGTCAAATGAGAGTCGTTCATGGTGTAGGATACGAAGATTCATCTTTATCTCATTTTAGAGGTTCTGATATCTATGCCAATACTAACTTAGAAGAAGAAGACAGAACCGGTTTTATGGGAAGATATTTTCAGGAAATTTATCCCGATTATATTTTTAACCCACCAGCCAGCCCTCCTTCTATACAAATAGGAAGTATTGGGAACTTAATTTTTAAAGGACCAGAGAATGATTTCTCTTTTGCCGTTTCTGATCCCAGAAGATTACTACAGATTGCAGAGAACGGGACTTCGTATAGTACAGATGGTCTTGGAGAATGTACTTATGATGACAGAGTAAGGCATCTTAGAGAAGTTACAAACACTACATTTACCTATGCCGATGTAATTAGTTCAGCATACGAACGATCTACCGATTTTGGAGGATACCTTGATGATAGCCTGGGTAGACAATTAAGTATTATTTCCAGGTTAATCAAAGGAAATCTGGGAACCAAAGTATACTTAGTGACTTTAGGCGGGTTCGACACTCATAACAATCAAATACAAAGACACCAGGAGCTTCTTAATTCATTTTCTGAAGCCGTAAGTAACTTCTATAAAGATCTTACCGCAGCAGGATGGGACGACAAAGTACTTACCATGACTATGTCTGAGTTTGGTAGACGATTTAGAGAAAATGGATCTCTGGGAACAGATCATGGTACTGCAGCACCAACCATGTTTTTTGGTTCTGCCCTTAACGGAAATGGTTTTGCAGGAGAACATCCTGATTTATCGAACTTAACTCGTGGAGGTAATGTATTTAATACTACCGATTTTAGACAAGTGTATGCCACGGTAATGAAAGATTGGTTATGTATTGATGAAAATACTGTAGGAAGAGTCCTTTTAGGTAGTTCTTTTGAATCCTTAGATTTAGGATTCAATTGCTCTGGTATTAATCCTAATATCCCTATCGATGGAGAAGGAATTACTCACATCGTTACCTATAGTGACAGTCAAACCTATATAAATATTGCAAATCCCGAAACCACTCATGTAGATATTGCACTTTATAACGTGATAGGACAAAAAGTAGCTACCTTAAGAAATGAGGTATTAACAGAAGGAGAACATGTTATCGATGTAAAACTATCTGCAAATACAAGGCTAAGTACTGGTCCTTATGTATATCAGATTCAGACCAATAATGGTAATTATAGTAAATCAATTTTGATTTCATAA
- a CDS encoding DUF1800 domain-containing protein, with amino-acid sequence MMSDTSCNLASLAEYVPSPGNPWNVSKINHLYRRIAFGASKAEVLAALAQNNPSALVDQLIDDAIALNATPPPAWGLWNRDQFEAAETANPNNDIGFYRTQGKNQMINDLIQNKVRERLTLFWSNHFVTEDDTYRSPAYQSQYYNLLQIHALGNFRDFVYDIGISNAMLVYLNGDENIRDRPNENYARELYELFTLGVDNAYTEDDIQETAKALTGYVNTNDIPWGDVLFDPAQFSNDSKTIFGQTGNWTYDDVVNILFQQRSNQVATFICAKLYTYFVSPTCNDAIVAQMVQTFITSGYQIAAVLRQLFKSEHFFNIEAIGAIIKSPCDLNISFFNELGFALPADVDHIDFYRNTVRTLGQDVLNPIDVEGWQGDDDWISPDLLIGRWESIRYIVSRTWSQNQEQFRDFLVGMPIGEQSDGNLLVSTADVDLVVRTILNYFFPRGINDLITFAEALGAFKIDGIPDNYYEDGTWTLGFPQVPQQFAALLDYIAEIPEFQLK; translated from the coding sequence ATGATGTCGGATACTTCATGTAATCTTGCTTCCCTAGCAGAATATGTGCCTTCTCCAGGAAACCCCTGGAACGTAAGCAAAATAAATCATTTGTATCGTAGAATTGCTTTTGGAGCATCAAAAGCAGAGGTTCTTGCTGCTTTGGCTCAAAACAATCCTTCTGCATTGGTTGATCAGCTTATTGATGATGCTATTGCTCTAAATGCCACTCCCCCTCCAGCATGGGGCTTATGGAATAGAGATCAATTTGAAGCTGCAGAGACAGCTAACCCCAATAATGATATAGGTTTTTATCGAACCCAAGGAAAAAATCAAATGATAAATGATTTGATTCAAAACAAAGTAAGAGAGCGTCTTACCTTATTTTGGAGTAATCATTTTGTCACCGAAGATGATACCTATCGTAGCCCCGCATATCAATCTCAGTATTACAATCTTCTTCAAATACACGCTTTGGGGAATTTTAGAGATTTTGTATACGATATAGGTATATCGAATGCCATGTTGGTATATCTTAATGGTGATGAAAATATAAGGGATAGGCCTAATGAAAATTATGCCCGAGAGCTATATGAGCTTTTTACCCTTGGTGTAGACAATGCATATACAGAAGATGATATTCAGGAAACAGCAAAAGCACTAACCGGGTATGTCAATACAAATGATATCCCATGGGGAGATGTTCTTTTTGATCCAGCACAGTTTAGCAATGACTCCAAAACTATTTTCGGTCAAACCGGAAACTGGACCTATGACGATGTTGTTAATATTTTATTTCAACAAAGAAGTAATCAAGTTGCAACCTTTATTTGCGCAAAACTGTACACCTATTTTGTAAGCCCTACTTGTAATGATGCTATTGTTGCCCAAATGGTGCAAACTTTTATTACAAGCGGTTATCAAATAGCAGCAGTACTTCGCCAATTATTTAAAAGTGAACATTTTTTTAATATAGAAGCTATAGGGGCAATTATCAAAAGCCCTTGTGATTTAAACATAAGTTTTTTTAATGAATTAGGATTTGCGCTACCTGCAGATGTAGATCATATCGATTTTTACCGAAATACAGTACGCACATTGGGACAAGACGTATTAAACCCAATAGATGTTGAAGGCTGGCAAGGCGATGACGACTGGATTAGCCCCGATTTATTGATCGGTCGCTGGGAAAGTATTCGATATATTGTAAGTCGCACATGGAGCCAAAATCAGGAACAATTTAGAGATTTTTTAGTAGGAATGCCAATCGGTGAACAAAGCGATGGAAATCTGCTAGTATCTACCGCAGATGTAGATCTTGTGGTAAGAACTATTCTAAATTATTTCTTTCCAAGAGGGATTAATGATCTCATTACTTTTGCTGAAGCCTTAGGAGCTTTCAAAATTGATGGTATCCCAGACAATTACTATGAAGATGGCACGTGGACTTTAGGTTTTCCTCAAGTACCCCAGCAATTTGCTGCTTTACTAGATTACATTGCAGAAATCCCAGAATTCCAACTTAAATAA
- a CDS encoding S66 peptidase family protein, whose product MLEPDFVKKGDKIAIVSTARKINLKEIREAVALLEKWGLVPVIGSTIGKEQNQFAGSDQERASDFQKMLDDKEIKGIWCARGGYGTVRIIDKIDFSNMLKYPKWIIGYSDVTVLHSHLHKLGICSLHAPMPIDIHKGTEASIASLKDTVFGKKVKYNILSSKKNIVGSCRGRLVGGNLSILYSLCGSASSLDTSGKILCIEDLDEYLYHIDRMLQNLKRNGYFDNLSGLIVGGMTKMHDNNVSFGKKAKRIILDIVQEYDFTVVFNFPMGHVEDNRTLIMGAEAFLRVDKDQVTLEYI is encoded by the coding sequence ATACTAGAACCAGATTTTGTTAAAAAAGGAGATAAAATTGCTATTGTTTCTACAGCAAGGAAGATTAATTTAAAGGAAATAAGAGAAGCAGTAGCACTATTAGAAAAATGGGGATTAGTCCCTGTGATTGGTTCAACGATTGGAAAGGAACAAAATCAATTTGCGGGATCAGATCAGGAACGAGCATCTGATTTTCAAAAGATGTTAGATGATAAGGAAATCAAAGGGATTTGGTGCGCAAGAGGAGGGTATGGAACTGTAAGAATCATCGATAAAATTGATTTTTCAAATATGTTGAAATACCCAAAATGGATTATAGGGTATTCTGATGTTACTGTACTTCACTCTCATCTACATAAACTAGGTATATGCTCGTTACATGCGCCTATGCCAATAGATATCCATAAAGGAACAGAAGCGTCGATAGCCTCGTTAAAAGATACTGTTTTTGGTAAAAAAGTTAAGTATAACATTCTTTCTTCTAAAAAAAATATTGTAGGAAGCTGTAGAGGTCGGTTAGTGGGAGGTAACTTATCTATTTTATATTCTCTATGTGGTTCTGCTTCTTCTTTGGACACTTCGGGTAAAATTTTATGTATAGAGGATCTTGATGAGTATCTTTATCATATCGATCGTATGTTGCAAAACCTTAAACGTAATGGGTATTTCGACAATTTATCTGGATTGATTGTCGGAGGAATGACCAAAATGCATGATAATAATGTTTCCTTTGGTAAAAAAGCTAAAAGGATTATTCTCGATATTGTGCAGGAGTATGATTTTACAGTAGTGTTTAATTTTCCAATGGGGCATGTTGAGGATAATAGAACTTTGATTATGGGAGCAGAAGCTTTTTTACGAGTCGATAAGGATCAAGTAACATTAGAATATATATAA
- a CDS encoding YraN family protein, translating to MAEHNTLGKKGEKMATDFLIEKGYEILERNYRYLKHEVDIIARKENIVVAVEVKTRSTPEFGNPQDFVKPKQIQSLVKVIDHYVTDQDLDVEVRFDIIAIIKNKLGTRIEHLEDAFYHF from the coding sequence ATGGCAGAACATAATACTCTTGGTAAAAAAGGAGAAAAGATGGCAACTGATTTTCTTATCGAGAAAGGATATGAAATTCTAGAACGAAATTATAGGTATCTGAAACATGAGGTTGATATCATTGCCAGAAAAGAAAATATTGTCGTAGCAGTAGAGGTAAAAACCCGAAGTACTCCCGAATTTGGGAATCCTCAGGATTTTGTAAAACCTAAACAAATACAATCTCTGGTCAAGGTCATTGATCATTATGTTACTGACCAAGATTTGGATGTAGAAGTACGTTTTGATATCATCGCTATTATAAAAAATAAATTGGGCACCAGAATAGAGCATCTGGAGGATGCATTTTATCATTTTTGA
- a CDS encoding DUF3472 domain-containing protein, with the protein MKNTIFFLVLISIINFSSAQNSAPSSHFRANDNGSGDILMKTVRSTITTNATYYCTMQWNAGSEGGAYCGFQDSPDKGHVFIYSIWDPSNGQTITADYVGPGTIVENFGGEGTGLKSMNPTIGWNLNEWNTVVTRRWNVGSHTYFGFWIRRDSQNKWYHMITMNYPVSDVTFNGTTNAFLEDWLSTGMHKRRFEMKDGFKRKTDGTWVPMNQGTYNRNVEPRSSNYTNAVDAGVDDGIYFMQSGGNTSPSFSGNPPITFNTDTNSTPSNPAISFSIQSASSTNISWNVPVSSTPQFKYTIKVDGSIVKSVIAPETRSSSISASSGSVVEIILEDILGRISKHSITVDNSTLTSGTYKITFEHNGEALTAQGDSNGSNVQINNYNGGGLQKWKITNLGNNTYKIINVNSGKSLDVFGQNNGDNIGLYTYHGGPNQKWKINSLGSNIYKVIDSRSQKSIDAFGVNNNANVGIYEYHGGNNQRLKFTSISTVKNKNDIRTNLSLYTNHELGILNIRINDPIQEKTDIDVYTIQGTRVIHKEISTQSISEINISNLAKGIYIIKSGRSLIKKFVVK; encoded by the coding sequence ATGAAAAACACAATATTCTTTTTAGTTTTAATTTCGATAATTAATTTTTCTTCTGCGCAAAACTCTGCTCCGTCTTCTCATTTTAGAGCCAACGATAATGGCTCAGGTGATATCCTTATGAAAACCGTAAGGTCTACCATCACTACCAACGCTACTTATTATTGTACAATGCAATGGAATGCCGGTAGTGAAGGAGGGGCATACTGTGGTTTTCAGGATTCCCCAGATAAAGGACATGTCTTTATTTATTCGATTTGGGATCCTAGTAATGGACAGACTATTACTGCCGACTATGTTGGCCCCGGTACAATTGTTGAAAATTTTGGAGGTGAAGGAACGGGATTAAAATCTATGAATCCTACTATTGGATGGAATCTTAATGAATGGAATACCGTAGTAACTCGTCGTTGGAATGTAGGTTCTCACACATATTTTGGTTTTTGGATTCGTAGAGATTCTCAAAACAAATGGTATCATATGATCACAATGAATTATCCAGTTAGCGATGTGACATTTAATGGCACTACAAATGCCTTTTTGGAAGACTGGCTTAGTACCGGAATGCATAAAAGACGATTTGAAATGAAAGATGGTTTTAAAAGAAAAACAGATGGAACCTGGGTGCCTATGAACCAAGGTACTTATAATCGAAATGTAGAACCTAGATCATCCAATTACACCAACGCCGTAGATGCAGGAGTCGATGATGGAATCTATTTTATGCAAAGTGGAGGAAATACATCTCCAAGTTTTTCTGGTAATCCTCCTATTACCTTTAATACCGACACAAATTCTACACCTTCAAATCCTGCTATTTCATTTTCAATACAATCCGCATCTTCCACAAATATTTCATGGAATGTACCTGTATCTTCAACTCCTCAATTTAAGTATACAATCAAAGTAGATGGTAGCATCGTAAAATCCGTAATTGCCCCAGAAACTAGATCTTCGTCGATATCGGCTTCTTCAGGAAGTGTTGTAGAAATTATACTAGAAGACATCCTAGGAAGAATAAGTAAACACTCTATAACTGTCGATAATAGTACTCTTACAAGTGGCACTTACAAAATCACTTTTGAGCACAATGGAGAAGCTTTGACTGCTCAAGGAGATTCTAATGGTTCTAATGTTCAAATCAACAACTATAATGGAGGCGGTTTACAAAAATGGAAAATAACCAATTTAGGTAATAATACATACAAAATTATAAATGTAAATAGCGGGAAATCTTTGGATGTTTTTGGACAAAACAATGGTGACAATATAGGGTTATATACATATCACGGAGGGCCAAATCAAAAATGGAAAATAAATTCGCTTGGCTCAAATATTTATAAGGTTATAGATTCTAGAAGTCAGAAGTCCATAGATGCCTTTGGAGTAAACAATAACGCAAATGTTGGCATTTATGAGTATCATGGTGGTAATAACCAAAGGCTTAAATTTACTTCTATTTCAACAGTAAAAAATAAAAACGATATTCGGACAAATTTATCTCTGTATACAAATCATGAGTTAGGTATTTTAAATATTCGGATAAATGATCCCATACAAGAAAAAACCGATATAGATGTGTATACCATTCAGGGAACAAGAGTTATTCATAAAGAAATCTCTACACAAAGTATTTCTGAAATTAACATTTCCAATTTAGCAAAAGGCATATATATTATTAAGTCAGGAAGAAGTTTAATAAAAAAGTTTGTTGTTAAATAG
- a CDS encoding helix-turn-helix domain-containing protein, with translation MQSFELIDLIVFLGISQGIFLAIVIQVIQNKNRYANRTLSLILIIASIMLTGRFFFTIETNIEIFFRLALFVDILVFVFGPLLYLYHRRLIFNEKSKYILHYTYFIPAAGMLVYHLWTYQFSYDEFVLLFQNGSLTLSFLIIEAVGILFNLYFGGRCFQLLRIYQKEEKNNLSYSQHLVRYLNVILITGSLFLLSWIISFILGYGFNIYSSFLSYNSIWIVVSIFVYIIGFYSLKQPDIFRMPLSIKKHFKNKERLDDEMIKKLEARLEKLMINEKIYLNHKLTLVDLAKGLNTSTNNVSWLLNNIHKCTFYDYINTYRVKAFVEKIENGEHHHHTLLALSMDSGFNSKSTFNKAFKTAIKDTPSNYIKKLNTI, from the coding sequence ATGCAGTCTTTTGAATTAATCGACCTAATTGTATTTTTAGGTATTAGTCAGGGAATATTTTTGGCGATAGTGATTCAGGTGATACAGAATAAGAATAGATACGCTAATAGAACATTATCTCTGATTTTAATCATAGCTTCGATAATGTTAACAGGTCGATTTTTCTTTACTATAGAGACCAATATCGAAATCTTTTTTAGACTGGCACTTTTCGTAGATATACTAGTGTTTGTATTTGGTCCCTTGTTATATCTTTATCATCGAAGATTAATATTTAATGAAAAATCAAAATACATATTACACTATACATATTTTATTCCTGCAGCAGGAATGTTAGTATATCATTTGTGGACATATCAATTTTCTTATGATGAATTTGTTTTACTGTTTCAGAATGGTAGTCTTACATTATCTTTTTTAATTATAGAAGCTGTTGGAATTCTCTTCAATCTATATTTTGGAGGTCGATGTTTTCAATTATTAAGAATATACCAAAAAGAAGAAAAAAACAATTTATCGTATTCTCAACATCTGGTAAGATATCTTAATGTGATTCTGATTACAGGGAGCTTGTTTTTATTGTCATGGATAATAAGCTTTATACTGGGTTATGGCTTTAACATATATTCCTCGTTTTTAAGCTACAACTCTATATGGATAGTGGTTTCTATTTTTGTATATATCATAGGTTTTTATAGTTTAAAACAACCTGATATTTTTAGAATGCCTTTATCTATAAAAAAGCATTTTAAAAACAAAGAACGACTTGATGATGAAATGATTAAAAAATTAGAGGCTAGACTAGAAAAACTTATGATAAATGAGAAAATTTATTTGAATCATAAACTTACTCTGGTTGATCTGGCAAAAGGATTAAATACATCAACTAATAATGTCTCCTGGTTACTCAATAACATTCATAAATGTACTTTTTATGATTATATCAATACATATAGAGTGAAAGCATTTGTAGAAAAGATTGAGAATGGTGAACATCATCATCATACACTCCTCGCATTATCAATGGACTCTGGATTTAACTCTAAGTCAACTTTCAATAAAGCATTTAAAACAGCTATAAAGGATACACCAAGTAATTATATCAAGAAACTAAATACAATCTAA